The window GTAGACTCGGTCTGGCCGTAAAAGTCCCGGATCTCAGTGCCGGCATACTTCTTCCACTGCTGAATGACTTCCGGGTTCAGGGGCTCTCCCGCACTCACGGAACAGCGCAGGGACTTGAAGCTGTATTTGCTCAGATCCAGACCGACGAACATCCGCCAGGCAGTCGGCGGGGCGCAAAAGGTGGTCACTTCATACTTATCTATAAATTCCATGTACTTGGGGCCATTCAAGGCCTTGAAGTTAAATCCCGTGGCGGTTGCACCCACATTCAAAGGGGCAAAGAAGGAGCTCCAGGCCCACTTGGCCCACCCCGGAGCACTCAGGTTGTGGTGCACATCGTCCGGCCGCAGACCGATCATCACCGCTGTGGACAAATGCCCCACAGGATAGGACATTGCCGAATGTCCGACCCGCTTGGGCAGCCCGGTGGTCCCGGAGGTAAAGAAGCAGAACAGGAGGTCGTCGGACTTGGTTTTGGCCGGCTCCGCCTGGCCGTCCTCACTGGCCAGATCGGAGTAGCTGGTCCATCCGTCTTTGCTGCCCAGCACGATCTTGACCTTGGGCTGGGTGCCGGTGTCGGCCAAGGCCTCGTCCATGACCCCTGCCGAATCCTCGTCAACCACCAGCACATCCGGGGAATAGGTCTCAAAGCGGAACTTCAGCTCCCGCACTGTCATGCTGGTTGCCGTGGGCACCGCGATCAGCCCGCCCTTGACTGCGGCAAAGCTGACGAACCAGGTCTCGGGGACAATGGGAATCATCATGTACAGGTTGTGGCCCTGTTCCACTCCATTTTTCCGCAAAAAGTTCAAGACCTTGTTCCCGTTGGCGGCAAATTCCTTGTAGCTGAACCTGCGTTCCTGGTCCGATTCCAGATCGGCCCAGATCAAGGCCGGCTTGTCCCCCTGCTCCTTGACGTGCAGCCCCTCGAAGATCTCGGAGGCCCAGTTGAAATACTCCGGCTTGTCCATGTAGTTCAGACGCTCAAAAAAGGACTTGGCCGCTTCCTTCCGCTTCTCCATGTCGTCTGTGACATTGATCTGCATCACGTCCCTATAGACCTGTTCCATACTCATCTGAGCCCTCCTTTGTGATTACTAACAACACCTGTTAATCATATGATGAAACACATGAACACGTTCCGAGAGGCCGACCGCTTCACTGACCAGCGTTTCGGACAAGAGAACAAAGGCCAGCAGACTGCACCGTCCAAATCACCGACCCGGGGCATCTTGCCAGCCCAGAGAGGGCGAATGATTATTCGCCCCTTCACCCGACCCGTCGGATTCAGGCCGGAGGCCAACCACAGACAACAGACCTCCGACTCCCGCCTTCTTTCCGTCCCCCCTTGAGGGGGGTTGGGGGGTGTTGCTTCCTGCTTTTTCTGACCTCTGATCACTGACGTCTGTCTTCTGGCCTCTGACGTCTGTCTTCTGATTCGGGGATTACTTCTCTGTTCGCCTTGCTCATTAAGCCTTGGACCTCGGACCTCCGCAGAAGTAACACCCCCCTTGGATTCCCCCCTCAAGGGGGGGACGGAAACCGCGGGCTCCGGGTACAGTCCGGAAAATCAAGCTCTTCCACAATTTGCTCAACCGATGATCCGACTCAAGGAACGCCCGGGTTCCAAAATGCAGCCCCCAACTGACCTCCCTCCGTCCCCCCTTGAGGGGGGTTGGGGGGTGTTTCTTCCTGCTTTTTTCTGACCTCTGATCACTGACGTCTGATCTCTATCTTCTCTCTTCTGACCTCTGTCTTCTGACCTCTGACTTCTAACCACTGTCCACTGTCTACTGTCCACTGACCTCTGGTCTCTGACGTCTGACGTCTGTCTTCTGCCCTCTGTCTTCTGTCCTCTGTCTTCTGTATCACCGCCCCTTCCACTCCGGGCTGCGCTTGTTCAGAAAGGCACTGACCCCTTCATGAGCGTCCTGGGTCGAGCAGAGCAAGGCAAAATGGTTGTTGGCCATTTCAAAGGCGCTCGCATAGTCCAGATCTTCC is drawn from Desulfovermiculus halophilus DSM 18834 and contains these coding sequences:
- a CDS encoding acyl-CoA synthetase, with the protein product MSMEQVYRDVMQINVTDDMEKRKEAAKSFFERLNYMDKPEYFNWASEIFEGLHVKEQGDKPALIWADLESDQERRFSYKEFAANGNKVLNFLRKNGVEQGHNLYMMIPIVPETWFVSFAAVKGGLIAVPTATSMTVRELKFRFETYSPDVLVVDEDSAGVMDEALADTGTQPKVKIVLGSKDGWTSYSDLASEDGQAEPAKTKSDDLLFCFFTSGTTGLPKRVGHSAMSYPVGHLSTAVMIGLRPDDVHHNLSAPGWAKWAWSSFFAPLNVGATATGFNFKALNGPKYMEFIDKYEVTTFCAPPTAWRMFVGLDLSKYSFKSLRCSVSAGEPLNPEVIQQWKKYAGTEIRDFYGQTESTAMIGNPPWMEGKMRFGSFGYPSYMYDITLADDEGNEITQVDETGHIVVRLDRWRAIGLFTEYIGNPEKMRNMFVDNFYYTGDRACFDKDGYWWFVGRADDVIKSSDFRVGPFEVESTLVEHPAVAEAAVVGSPDPKRYQLVKAYVILSKDYEPSRDLALELFKHSINILAKFKIPRIIEFVPEVPKTISGKIRRIELREQEVKKKDEGSGRGEFEYFYQDFPELSSKK